In Carassius carassius chromosome 5, fCarCar2.1, whole genome shotgun sequence, one genomic interval encodes:
- the LOC132140895 gene encoding GAS2-like protein 2A — MSGIQHASNQSIKPFKSSEEYLYAMKEDLAEWLGELYSIQIDVNNILEVLETGALLCAHANCVTRVADDFGKRSGPTEMNLPASGVTFVSSAHPTTFLARDNVTNFINWCRKEMGIPDVLMFETNDLVLRKNEKNFVLCLLEVARQASRFGMASPVLIQLEQEIEEEIRGEMEDLPAQPKPQRSLRNIHNLDEMVQLLISRCTCPSQFPMVKVSEGKYRVGDSNTLIFVRILRNHVMVRVGGGWDTLEHYLDKHDPCRCTSLIHKLTTRPGTLVHEIKERFIKTQPDGQCAPQTTLMLSRTQSPLQPVVWTPSAAHRAQRGRPSPPRSSCSPDPEHQSSRRRNSPSPNKLRERSITPSCVYTCADSKDSFKTNSSSRTGREAIRASPAPRLTSSLPRATHHPTTPQPEIQRPQTPLVLQRNANQIQPQQVPEKNLGQTWTKSQFVSKLRQNSTLGLKGRENQDKAQLVSDPQESTGRTFQSPLRNTQTCYKPPNNTIYDPEDTGGPKKSSDFIHTFFPFKGLVGDISEARHTRPRTPAKISHEESPNKIKHILGINENGQTEQRADRSVSKKVQHLALPVLNIVQSPHIDSSSKSSERFRDSQKSQGDLAGGEGGIERSYLFTPPPLSPAQEAIVYKSLEEEILSNLQQLSVDSETSTSSEEKNHENPNNSREIPPDQCKRFNRSTSLDRATPNNGNRAFDAVIAELSGGPRKLEKVSVEKWVNTRVSKPCMTSSWSSLGSSMDSKETAELVKVPFDNSNAETKIPHGKISSLGTEHVKKKRSSSFRQRRSLRKPERVPSIFKLKLKPCVRPRRDHRSDQKPSKIPTPVFYKRTSSNEGHSYNQRGNDSQCGLFVTWTKPNSQIPIPSTTTCLRSHKEPHAE; from the exons ATGTCTGGGATTCAGCATGCATCCAATCAAAGCATCAAACCTTTTAAATCGAGTGAGGAGTATCTCTATGCCATGAAAGAAGACCTGGCAGAATGGCTGGGAGAGTTATACAGCATACAGATTGACGTGAATAATATTTTGGAGGTGTTAGAGACAGGTGCGCTGCTGTGTGCCCACGCAAATTGCGTGACACGCGTGGCGGATGATTTTGGTAAGAGGAGCGGACCCACGGAGATGAATCTGCCCGCTTCTGGAGTCACTTTCGTCAGCTCTGCCCATCCAACAACATTCCTGGCTCGGGATAATGTCACCAATTTCATCAACTGGTGTCGAAAAGAAATGGGCATTCCAg ATGTACTGATGTTTGAGACCAATGACCTTGTCCTGCGTAAGAACGAGAAGAATTTTGTGCTGTGCCTTCTTGAGGTGGCCAGACAGGCCTCGCGCTTCGGCATGGCTTCACCAGTCCTCATTCAGCTGGAGCAGGAGATAGAGGAGGAGATTCGTGGAGAGATGGAGGACTTGCCTGCTCAGCCCAAACCACAGAGGAGTCTAAGAAACATCCACAATCTGGATGAGATG gtccaGCTTCTGATAAGCCGATGCACCTGCCCATCCCAGTTCCCCATGGTGAAGGTATCAGAGGGCAAATACAGGGTTGGAGACTCCAACACACTCATATTTGTGCGG atTTTGAGGAATCATGTTATGGTGCGAGTGGGCGGAGGATGGGACACCCTGGAGCACTATCTcgacaaacatgatccctgccgCTGCACTTCTCTCA TACATAAGTTGACCACACGTCCAGGTACTCTGGTCCATGAGATCAAAGAGCGGTTTATTAAAACACAACCTGATGGCCAGTGTGCTCCTCAGACCACTCTTATGCTGAGCCGAACTCAGTCCCCTCTTCAGCCAGTTGTCTGGACCCCTTCAGCCGCCCACAGAGCCCAGAGAGGAAGGCCCTCTCCCCCACGCTCCTCCTGTTCCCCTGACCCTGAACATCAGTCCAGCCGCCGGAGAAACAGCCCTTCTCCTAACAA ATTAAGAGAGAGATCGATTACTCCATCTTGTGTGTACACTTGTGCTGACAGTAAAGACAGCTTTAAAACAAACTCCTCCAGCAGGACAGGCAGAGAAGCAATAAGGGCGTCACCAGCACCTCGTCTCACGAGCAGTCTTCCACGGGCCACCCATCATCCTACCACACCACAGCCAGAGATACAGCGTCCTCAAACTCCTCTAGTCCTTCAGAGGAATGCCAATCAAATCCAACCCCAGCAAGTGCCTGAGAAGAACCTGGGACAAACATGGACcaaatcacagtttgtttccAAACTGAGACAAAATTCCACGCTTGGATTAAAAGGACGAGAGAACCAGGACAAAGCGCAACTTGTCTCAGATCCCCAAGAAAGTACAGGAAGGACCTTTCAGAGTCCTCTGAGAAATACACAAACATGTTACAAACCTCCGAACAACACCATTTATGATCCAGAGGACACTGGGGGTCCCAAAAAGAGTTCAGATTTCATCCATACCTTTTTTCCTTTTAAAGGGCTAGTGGGGGACATTTCAGAAGCAAGACACACCAGACCTAGAACACCAGCTAAGATCTCTCATGAAGAGTCcccaaataaaattaaacatattcTGGGTATAAATGAGAATGGCCAAACTGAACAAAGAGCAGATAGATCAGTCAGCAAGAAGGTACAGCACTTGGCCCTACCGGTGCTGAACATTGTGCAGTCTCCTCACATTGACAGCTCAAGTAAATCTTCAGAACGCTTTCGTGATTCTCAGAAGTCTCAAGGAGATTTAGCAGGTGGAGAGGGGGGAATTGAGAGAAGTTATCTCTTCACTCCTCCTCCTCTCAGCCCTGCTCAGGAAGCCATTGTCTATAAGAGCCTAGAAGAGGAAATCTTGTCTAATCTACAGCAGCTAAGTGTTGACTCAGAAACTAGCACTAGCTCTGAGGAGAAGAACCATGAGAATCCCAACAATTCCAGAGAGATCCCACCTGACCAGTGTAAAAGATTTAACAGATCGACAAGTCTTGATCGAGCGACACCCAACAATGGAAACAGGGCTTTTGATGCAGTCATTGCTGAACTCTCCGGTGGCCCAAGGAAGTTGGAGAAGGTGTCAGTCGAGAAGTGGGTGAATACTAGGGTCTCCAAACCTTGTATGACCAGTTCTTGGTCCTCATTGGGATCCAGTATGGATTCAAAGGAGACTGCTGAACTTGTGAAGGTGCCATTTGACAACTCCAATGCTGAGACCAAAATACCTCATGGGAAAATATCAAGTTTAGGAACTGAACACGTAAAAAAAAAGAGGAGCTCTTCATTCAGACAGCGAAGATCCTTAAGGAAGCCAGAAAGAGTGCCATCAATCTTCAAGCTAAAACTAAAACCCTGTGTGCGACCGAGACGTGATCACAGATCTGACCAAAAGCCTTCAAAGATCCCAACACCAGTTTTCTACAAAAGAACAAGCAGTAACGAGGGACACTCTTACAACCAGAGAGGAAACGATTCCCAATGTGGGCTTTTTGTTACTTGGACTAAACCAAACTCCCAGATCCCAATACCAAGTACAACAACATGCCTAAGATCACACAAGGAGCCACATGCAGAATAA
- the LOC132140896 gene encoding ras-like protein family member 10B has product MHWPAVCESREGGASHRGRGGNRTMPPPFRIAVLGAQGVGKTAIVQRFLHDDYSEVAVSSKTRQMHLSAAVLDGHVHDLQITDYPAISSFPVSSLQEWSDVCCRGIRSAHVYVLVYDICSFDSFEYVKTMRQQILETRVMGSGETPILIVGNKRDLQRGRVIPRHSVSDLVRKSWKCGYVECSAKFNWHILLLFGEALRSVGCARCKHIHATIHFQRALRRERCVLM; this is encoded by the exons ATGCACTGGCCAGCTGTTTGCGAGAGCAGGGAGGGTGGGGCGTCCCACCGGGGGCGAGGTGGAAACAGGACAATGCCCCCTCCGTTCCGGATCGCGGTGCTGGGAGCTCAGGGGGTGGGCAAGACGGCCATTGTGCAGCGCTTTCTTCACGATGACTACAGTGAGGTGGCGGTGTCCAGTAAGACACGGCAGATGCATCTTTCTGCCGCAGTGCTCGATGGTCATGTGCATGACCTTCAGATCACAGATTATCCAGCCATCAGCAGCTTTCCTGTCAGCTCTCTACAG GAATGGTCCGATGTTTGCTGTCGAGGCATTCGGAGCGCTCATGTCTACGTTCTGGTTTATGACATCTGCTCTTTCGACAGCTTTGAGTATGTCAAGACCATGCGGCAGCAGATCTTAGAGACCAG AGTCATGGGCTCTGGAGAGACGCCCATTCTGATTGTCGGCAACAAGCGTGATCTGCAGCGAGGTCGCGTCATCCCTCGACACAGCGTATCTGACTTAGTCCGAAAGAGCTGGAAGTGTGGATATGTGGAGTGCTCTGCCAAGTTCAACTGGCACATTTTACTGTTGTTCGGAGAGGCTCTCCGCAGCGTGGGTTGTGCCCGCTGCAAGCACATCCATGCCACCATCCATTTCCAGCGGGCGCTCAGGAGAGAGAGATGTGTCCTAATGTGA
- the LOC132140897 gene encoding protein FAM98B-like produces the protein MERDTGMIRLIKALGYKSRECLKKCKCDELPCPLLTWLVSDLRESCPDIPARSVDGAVLVGELRDVLKQMSCPQNALTSEHLSPLLLFRVIEFLVSELAAARMLTYRESYPEDTQQSCESKSKEQRQWESLNMGDKDEQLEISPAQEDKTDWKEVNKDLAELFQTLGLETSSQMSDACAEVETRLTSLPGGEVPAALLKTSLNSEQWKKINDINRALRKDYACRRQMMIKRFHVTILSFTWGERGKERSALLSSLKTFTPSLESSVSIATLLAAREDESRIRPVKAGPSTAVHKVLMGSVPDRGGRPGEIEPPMPSFTSRSEGGGSHHYRKRRREFSGKRKKNKQN, from the exons ATGGAGCGAGACACTGGTATGATCAGATTAATTAAAGCTCTTGG GTATAAAAGCAGAGAGTGCTTgaagaaatgtaaatgtgatgaATTGCCTTGCCCGCTGCTCACCTGGTTGGTCTCAGATCTAAGAGAAAGTTGTCCTGATATTCCAG CACGAAGTGTTGATGGTGCAGTTCTGGTCGGGGAGTTGAGGGACGTGCTGAAGCAGATGTCCTGTCCTCAAAATGCACTTACATCAGAGCACCTTAGCCCACTTCTGCTGTTCAGAGTGATTG AGTTTTTGGTGTCAGAGTTGGCGGCAGCACGTATGCTGACGTACAGAGAGAGTTATCCAGAAGACACACAACAGAGCTGTGAGTCAAAGAGTAAAGAGCAAAGACAATGGGAAAGTCTTAATATGGGTGATAAAGATGAGCAGCTGGAAATCAGTCCAGCACAAGAGGATAAAACTGATTGGAAAGAAGTAAATAAAGATCTTGCAGAACTGTTTCAGACTCTTGGCTTAGAGACATCCTCTCAGATGAGCGATGCCTGTGCAGAG GTGGAGACACGGCTGACATCACTTCCAGGAGGTGAAGTGCCAGCAGCATTATTAAAGACCAGTCTGAACTCTGAGCAATGG aAAAAGATTAATGACATCAACAGAGCTCTACGTAAGGATTATGCCTGCCGGCGCCAAATGATGATCAAGCGTTTCCATGTCACAATACTATCCTTTACTTGGGGAGAGAGGGGAAAG GAACGCAGTGCTTTACTTTCTTCCTTGAAAACCTTCACACCTTCTCTTGAGTCCTCTGTCTCCATTGCTACGCTGTTGGCGGCCAGAGAGGACGAGTCTCGCATTAGGCCTGTTAAAGCAGGGCCTTCAACAGCTGTTCACAAG GTACTGATGGGCAGTGTGCCAGACAGAGGAGGACGTCCCGGAGAGATTGAGCCGCCTATGCCCAGCTTCACCAGTCGCAGTGAGGGAGGAGGAAGTCATCATTATAGAAAGAGAAGACGAGAATTTTcaggaaagaggaagaaaaataaacagaactaa